ATATCTGCCCTGTTACCAGCTTGCTCTCGTCGTCAGTTACCACTTCTACCGGCTCTCTTTGTGGTTTttgctttcttctttttcttttctgtttTCGAACCCACCCGTATACATGTATCGTAGTACCTCGAGTTCGAAGCCTGCACGTTCTACTCCTTCCAGCTCGTTATTGcgaatatttctttatttatttacttttatatttttctgTTTTCTGTGGAAGCAAGCTCGTACATCTCAGGCCTACAAATTCACCGCATAGAACCTTTAACCAGCCTGAAGAATGTGAGTTCCTCGCAAAGGATTCAAATCTATTCGGCTGTGCTACTATCTCGCTGTGTGGACATACCTACTTTGCAATATGGTACGCTTACTGACAATTCCACCCCATCAGCCAGACTGCCGCCCTGTGTCAAACGACCATAGAACTAGCCtttcaccaccacgaccaacAATCCGGACGATTTCCTACCTTCCAGAATCTTGACCCTCCCCCTACCGTAACGAATATCAACCACCTTTGTCCACGTCCAAAATGCCACCCTTTATTAGTCCGTGAGCCCAGTctttcaccaccacaatCAACATCAGACCTTGAATCATGAATGTCCAAGGGAGACAACTAAATGCGTGGCAAGTGCTTGTTGAGAAATGCTTTCCTTGCCTGTGCTTGAACATGTGCATCGAGGGCCCGcatttcttcttccaatTGGTTTTGCACTAGGATAGGGTTCTGAACATTGTCGACTGGTCCTTGGGCTTCGATTTGGGCTTGAAGCATTTGGACGTGACAACACCTCCGGAGCGACGCCAGCCGTTCCCTCTCTTTGCTCCATCGCTCCGGGGTATAAGGGACTGCAGTACTGCAAAGCGCTTTAAAGTATTCATACCGGATCGGGCCTGTTTTACAGAATCCAACATCAGCCCCAAAAAGGTTCAACCAAAGAAACAGTTCGACGGAACAACACAGATAAGAACGGGACGTTCCTTCAAAAGTAAATAGTTGCCCAAGTCAAGTTCTGTCCTCGACCCAAAGCCAAAATAGCAAGAAAAGGCAGGCAGGAGGTAAGTACTTACTCCAATAATCAGCAGTAAGCCACCTTGTCCATTGCGGACAACATATCACTTCCACGTTGTGCGCAACCTCCAACGCGCCCGCTTTATAGTTCTGATACGACCTCGCTATCTCCTCACCTGGGTACTCTCCTTGCGGCCACATATGCACGGGCGGGAACCTGTTATCTTGGTCATCCCGGTATTCGTTCACTACCACCTGGAATACAACTCGGTATTTTCCCTGTTTGCACGGGAACCTCACGTGGTGAAAGACGAAATACAAATCATTCTCGTTTATGGAAAGAAGGCCGTATTTGGAGGAACTGAGCGTTTGTACTATCCATAGCGGGCCGCGAGAGGCGCGCTTGCCAAACGGGGTGCGGTGCGTCGAGGTGTCGGTGATAATGTCTGCATCAACAATGGTGTCTTGATTGACAACAGTATCTTGCTCAATAACTGGGGCCTCGTCTTTGTGGTTAACATTGTCTCCGTCTTCGTGGTTCATGGTACCTTTGTCCGCATCTTGATCTACTGAGTTCCTCTCAGACGGGGGCGCAGGCCTCGCGGAGTTGTTTCTTTCCACGGTTATGTCCGCTTTGATGGTTGTAACGGCTTTGCTTTTGGCGTTGTAATGATGGATGTATTGTTTCTGCTGAACAGGTTCCGACTGGACAGTAACTGGCTGCCTGGTGACTGGATGGAACAGGGGGAGAATTTTCCCTAAGAGAAGGTCAGTCAGGCCCCAAAACATCTTGCATGAGAATTTGTGTCTCGTTTATGTTTGATTGAGTGTGGTCTGTGTCCGCAGAAGGCACTGGGGGGCAGGGAGAAAGAAGTAGTATGAGGCAGTATCCAAGTAGGCCTTGGTTCTTTTCGGTCTCTCCACTGGCAAGGATAGAGAAACAAGACAGGGACAGAGGCAGCCGGATCGGAATCGGATATGGTGCCATTTCCAGGGGCACATTACCTTCTTTATCTAGGTAGTTGCCTCTGTCATCCATGTGGTGTATCACATGCCCGTCTTTATCCACCTGCTCTACCGacttcatcaccacctccttcgGTTGCtgttcttcctcgtcttcaacgTGAAAAACCTTCATGTTCACTACGGTGTTCCCCTAGAGCGCCGGGTCTGGTCGTGGGTTGACGGCAATAACAGCAGCATACTCGATCAGCCCACCGGAGACGGCTCTAGGCTGGGGTGAGACGATGAGTCTAGCAGCGACGGGGCGGCCATCTAGGCCTCGTATCATGGGTTGAGGGAAGCGTTTCCGGATTTCGTGAGGTATGTGGTCACTGTGGGCGTCGTACCATTGAGATGTGGTGAAGTCGCTCATCTTGAGGGTACTTTTGTGGTGATGAAGGCACTGCTGTGTGGGTGATGAAATTTAGGGGAACGTATGAAGTAGTGGATACTGTGATGATAATAGCTAGTTTAATCAATGATAGTGACCATGTAGAGCCGAGGGAATTATCGATGATGCCGTCAAGCAACTATGCAGTGAAGAGAGGGCGCTCTAATTGTTCAAAGACTTTTCGTGGAACAAGCGATTTAACAAAGAGAACAAAAATATCTGATTTCTGATTCCAAAAGCACCTTCCGAGGGTagctgtctgtctgtcatGCCTTCCAGAGTTAAGACGACAATGACTCATGCTGATGACAATTCCTGGAACATCAATATGAAACAGGCGGTTCCTTCCAAAATTAGTGTTCCTTCTTTCCGCAGGTAACAAATGGAAAATACGGAAGTACTTAGTTACCTGGCCAGTCCATCTGGCCCAGCCTTGTTCCTCCCTATTGCTCCCTATCTCCCGAGTAACATCCATTTTCTGCTCATTCTGCCTCTTCGTCCATCGCGTCTTGTCCGTCCTACTTCGTCTTCCCCACCCTGTGTTTCTCTCCTGAATGCGATGACGCACTCCTTCGATACCACTTTCACGTCGGATGGGCAGACTCAATACAGGTGATTCGAGTTTCTGTTGAGACATCGAGTTACGGCGCGTAAGCCGGTTGGTTAGATGTTACATGCAACATCCCCCTTTCGATATCATAGACCGGGCATTATGCTGCAGGCCGTAACGCCTGTTCATCACCAACCAAGGTGGGTAGTTTTTGGCTGAGAGAAGTATACAGGCTGTGTTCAACATCACGCGCCAGATGGCGAAGGGAAGATGGTGTGCACCGAACATTGAGCGCTCTGAAGTAATAGAAGACGATGCGTGCGATAGCGTCCGGATTTCCTGCTTAGAGGTAGCCTTAAACTCCTTCTTGCTGGCCAACATAGCGATGGCCTCGTTCTACGTACAGGTCACGGTCTTTCCACCCTAGACATCGAGGTCCGGGGGGAGTCTGGTGCCAAGGGGGCACAACAACATGTACAGTTCGATACGCATCGCTTTACATAGGGGTGGCCCTTCCAATACAGTAATCTCATGAAGAATGTATTGGGAGGACGTCGACCGAGGATTACCGGGAATTCCTCCCATGAAGAGGACCTGGAACTTCGAACTTTTAGAAGATTAGAAATCGACAGAGCTTCCGAACCGCTATCCTACCATTCCAGGTTTCCTTCCAATTCATATCTGAGCGAGTGTCCTGAGGTGTATGAGGGGAGGCTATCGAAATCCTGAGCGTTCAACTGAGCCTTCTACACAAAACGCTGACAAAAAGTGCAATAGCAGGTACATCTTAccagggtaggtaggtaaatatacCACTTCCACGGATTGGGCTTTGGATAATAATAGCAGTTTGTTTCGAGGAACGCCTTGACTGCCATGCCCACCCCAGGCCTTTTCATCGTAGTCAGAGGACAATCACTTAAATCGAATCAACACAACGAAGTTATGCGCTTGGAAAAGTTAACATAAAATGACCGATTCATGACGGTACGGTAGTACCAAAAGAACCCCCTCATTGTATAGTCTTTGCTTGGGTGTACGTGCGAACTCGAGGGTTGACGGGAATTAATCGATATTGAGTCCCCAAAATTCGACAACGCCGGGCGTGCTGTACAAAAAGCACTCGGTACTTGAGCTTGAAATTTGTAGTTGGGCTAGGGTGTGAAGCTGGCTTGAATTTCATCGTAGGTAAGTGGACAATGGCATATTTCATGTACTTGAAAGGTTCCTTCACTCGTCTATCGTTCCTCAAAGATGCGAGCTGTGCATTCCCTTCCAGCAATGACTTAAACTCTGGTAGAAACCACACACCTACGCTATATGCCGCTGATGGTTCCTCACAGAGACGCCACGTAACAGGAACTCACGATCAAGGCTGCTAACAAGTAAAGGCTGCATGATGAATCAAGAGTATCAACAGAATACCTCTATTGATCGAGCCTTTCACTCACATCTGAATCATCTTCTTTCTCCAGGCCATAACCACCTTCCCATTGTCACATTGCAGCTACTCATTTCTCGATATTCCTTTGTTTTTCCCCACTATTTTGTTTTCTGTATCTAACAAAGTTGAGAAAGCGCGCTTATGGGTATTGTTGATTTGTTTAtggaacaaaaagaaaacaccCAAATGATATATCCCAACCACAGAAACCAACCAAAGTTAAATCAATACAAGAAGCCCTATCCATGCTGCTGACTGAAGACAAAACCCATCATTAACTCTGAACAAATCACACCGTACCTTGTCATAACACTGCACATTTTTGACCATAAGCTTCATATACCCCACCGGACAGACAAGGGTGCGGGCTTAACCGCTGCACATCTCgcaggaggaggggtcgGCACCGGGATTCCAGGCGCCTGTTATTTGATGTGGTTAGTGTGTGTCTCAAGGTCTGGTAGGGGCTAAGTCTTGTCACTTACAAGCAGCAACTTGTTGCTCAGAAAGTGGAGCATTAGAGTAGATATTCTCGTCCCTCTCCTGGCTATCTTCGTCCACGTCCTCATTCTGGCCCTCCTTTCTCTCCAGCAGCGGTGAGCCAATGTCCTCGGTCTTAACAATCGGGTCAGTGGCCAGAGCCTTGGGGCTCTCAGGCTCGGGCAAATCGGCCTTGAAACCGGCACTCTTGGCGGGCGAGACAAGTGGACGGGGCCTGTTGTCACTCTGTACAAGAGTTTCAGGAACCTCAGTGGGAGGAGGTGTGCTGGCGGGTGTGGGAACATCCCTGGTGCCGATGGGTGTGCTAGTGCCACTAACACCAGTCTGGGCATACGGGCGGGGGCCCGAAGTGTTCTCCCTCAACACGATAGACGTATAAGTGCCAGCGGGAGGGGAGCGCTTCTTAAGACCCGAGTGGGCTGGGGCCACTCGGTCATCCGTGGCCCTGAGAGCCTCCTGGTCTACAGTGAACTGGATGGGCTGAGCAGCAGCCTGCGTACGGAGGTAGTACATGCCGGTCTTGAGACCCATCTTCCAGCCGGCGAAATGCATGCTGGTAATCTTGCCCATGGTGGGTTCGCGCATGTGAATGTTGAGGGACTGGGACTGATCAATGAAGGCACCACGATCGGCAGCCATCTTGACAATGGTACGCTGAGAAATCTCCCAGACGGTCTTATAGAGAGCCTTGATGTCATTGGGAATGCTTTGGATGTTCTGGATAGAACCGCCCTCAGCAATGATGCGGTTCTTCATGGCATCAGACCAAAGGCCCATCTCCACAAGATCCCTGAGAAGCCAGGGGTTGACGACCTGGAACTCGCCGGCGAGCACACGTCGTTGGTAGATGTTAGAGGTGTAAGGCTCGAAGCACTCGTTGTTGCCAAGAATctgagaagtggaagcagtGGGCATAGGAGCAAGCAGCAGACTGTTGCGAACACCGTACTTCTTGATGTCCGCCTTGAGAGCAGTCCAGTCCCAGAGGTTGGTAGGGGTGACGTTCCACATGTCGTATTGGAGGATTCCTTGGGAGACGGGTGAGCCTTCGTAGGTGGCGTACGGGCCCTGCTCCTTGGCGAGCTGGCAAGAGGCAGTAAGAGCGGCGTGGTAGATGGTCTCGAAAATCTGGATGTTGAGCTTGCTAGCCGCGTCAGAATCGAAGGGCATGCGGAGAGCCAAGAAAGCATCAGCAAGACCCTGAACACCGACACCAATGGGACGGTGACGcatgttgctgttgtgggCCTCCTTAACGGGGTAGTGGTTGATGTCAATGATCTTGTTGAGGTTGCGGACGACGACTTGAGTGACCTCGTGCAGCTTCTTGAAGTCGTAAGAGGCATTCTCGTAGTCGATAAAGGCGGAAAGGGCGAGAGAGGCAAGGTTGCAAACGGCAACCTCATCCGGAGCAGAGTACTCGATAATCTCAGTGCACAGGTTGGAGCTGCGGATGGTACCCAGGTTCTTCTGGTTACTCTTGCGGTTGCAGGCATCCTTGTAGAGCATGAAGGGGTTGCCCGTCTCAGTCTGGGCCTCGAGGATGGCATACCAAAGCTTCTGGGCCTTGACGGTCTTGCGACCCTTGCCTTCCTTTTCGTACTTTTCGTACAGAGCTTCGAACTCGTCACCGTAAACGTCGGCAAGGCCAGGGCACTCGTGAGGGCACATGAGAGTCCACTGGCCGTTCTGCTCAACACGCTTCATGAAAAGATCGGGGATCCAGAGGGCAAGGAAGAGATCGCGAGCGCGCACCTCTTCCTTACCGTGGTTCTTGCGGAGGTCAAGGAACTCGAAGACATCGGCGTGCCAAGGCTCGAGGTAGATGGCGAAAGCACCAGGACGCTTGTTGCCACCCTGGTCAACGTAGCGGGCGGTGTTGTTGAAGACACGGAGCATGGGAACGATACCGTTGGATGTGCCGTTGGTACCAGCGATGTAGGAGCCAGTGGCACGAATGCGGTGGATGTTGAGACCGATACCGCCAGCCATCTTAGAGATCATGGCGCAGGTCTTGAGGGTATCGTAGATGCCCTCGATACTGTCTTCCTTCATGTCGACCAGGAAGCACGAAGAGAGCTGGGG
The Neurospora crassa OR74A linkage group II, whole genome shotgun sequence DNA segment above includes these coding regions:
- the un-24 gene encoding ribonucleoside-diphosphate reductase large subunit; the protein is MYVKKRDGRQERVQFDKITARVSRLCYGLDMNHVDPVAITQKVISGVYGGVTTAQLDDLAAETAAYMTVTHPDYAILAARIAVSNLHKQTKKQWSLVISELYNYVNPRTGKHSPMIAKDVYECVMRHKDEFDSAIVYDRDFNYQYFGFKTLERSYLLKLDGQIAERPQHMIMRVAVGIWGDDVERVIETYNLMSLKTFTHASPTLFNAGTPQPQLSSCFLVDMKEDSIEGIYDTLKTCAMISKMAGGIGLNIHRIRATGSYIAGTNGTSNGIVPMLRVFNNTARYVDQGGNKRPGAFAIYLEPWHADVFEFLDLRKNHGKEEVRARDLFLALWIPDLFMKRVEQNGQWTLMCPHECPGLADVYGDEFEALYEKYEKEGKGRKTVKAQKLWYAILEAQTETGNPFMLYKDACNRKSNQKNLGTIRSSNLCTEIIEYSAPDEVAVCNLASLALSAFIDYENASYDFKKLHEVTQVVVRNLNKIIDINHYPVKEAHNSNMRHRPIGVGVQGLADAFLALRMPFDSDAASKLNIQIFETIYHAALTASCQLAKEQGPYATYEGSPVSQGILQYDMWNVTPTNLWDWTALKADIKKYGVRNSLLLAPMPTASTSQILGNNECFEPYTSNIYQRRVLAGEFQVVNPWLLRDLVEMGLWSDAMKNRIIAEGGSIQNIQSIPNDIKALYKTVWEISQRTIVKMAADRGAFIDQSQSLNIHMREPTMGKITSMHFAGWKMGLKTGMYYLRTQAAAQPIQFTVDQEALRATDDRVAPAHSGLKKRSPPAGTYTSIVLRENTSGPRPYAQTGVSGTSTPIGTRDVPTPASTPPPTEVPETLVQSDNRPRPLVSPAKSAGFKADLPEPESPKALATDPIVKTEDIGSPLLERKEGQNEDVDEDSQERDENIYSNAPLSEQQVAACAWNPGADPSSCEMCSG